Proteins from a single region of Candidatus Thiopontia autotrophica:
- the dapB gene encoding 4-hydroxy-tetrahydrodipicolinate reductase, with product MKNSVSISITGAGGRMGRSLIEATTDEPTATLVSAIEHGESSYLGVDSGELAGVGKSGVVIDSDAKAALNGADVLIDFTRPAVTLTNIELCRQSGTKMVIGTTGFSDEEKAIIEEASKDIAIVFAPNMSVGVNLCFKLLDMAARVMGGDVDIEVIEAHHRHKIDAPSGTALRMGEVVADALGRDLGECAVYGREGDTGERDRGTIGFETIRAGDIVGEHTVMFADIGERVEITHKASSRLTFAKGAVRAAGWLMERDNGLFDMQDVLGLR from the coding sequence ATGAAAAATAGTGTATCTATCTCAATAACAGGTGCTGGAGGAAGAATGGGGCGTAGCTTGATCGAGGCTACAACTGATGAACCAACGGCAACCCTGGTCTCAGCCATTGAGCACGGCGAGAGTAGTTATCTCGGCGTGGATTCTGGTGAGTTGGCAGGAGTTGGCAAGAGTGGTGTAGTTATAGATTCCGATGCCAAGGCTGCATTGAATGGGGCGGATGTTTTGATAGATTTCACCCGTCCCGCAGTGACTTTGACGAATATCGAGCTCTGTCGACAGAGTGGCACCAAAATGGTGATTGGCACCACCGGTTTTAGTGATGAGGAGAAGGCGATTATTGAAGAGGCCTCGAAGGATATTGCAATTGTCTTTGCTCCCAATATGAGTGTCGGGGTTAATCTCTGTTTCAAACTGCTTGATATGGCTGCCCGGGTAATGGGTGGTGATGTTGATATTGAGGTTATCGAGGCCCACCATCGTCACAAGATTGATGCGCCCTCAGGAACCGCTCTACGGATGGGAGAGGTGGTTGCCGATGCGCTTGGGAGAGACCTCGGTGAGTGCGCAGTATATGGGCGCGAGGGGGATACTGGAGAGCGTGATCGTGGCACCATAGGTTTTGAGACTATCCGTGCCGGAGATATCGTGGGTGAACATACAGTTATGTTTGCCGATATTGGGGAGCGGGTAGAGATTACCCACAAGGCATCAAGCAGACTCACCTTTGCCAAAGGGGCGGTGCGTGCAGCAGGATGGCTGATGGAGAGAGATAACGGCCTCTTTGATATGCAGGATGTGTTGGGGCTACGTTAG